The genomic stretch GAAGCCTCGCCCCTCCATGGCACGTGCCAGGCGCCGCAGGAACGGGCCGTCGTCATCCACGATCAAAAGCGTCGGATCAGAGCCGATCGCCTCGTCCGGATTGGCAACTGAAGGGGTTGTCTCTCTGTCCATCTCTTCTCTCCAGAAGCGTCACATCGTCATAACGCCTGCAAGCGCGTTGCGGACCACGTGCCGCTGCTAACCTTCCTCGAGCATGGCGCGCGGCCATTCGATCCTGATCCGCGCTCCCGGCTCGTTCCCGCTGCGGTTGTCGAATGTCAGTCGGGCGCCGGACCGTTCCAGCAATGTCTTGGCAATGAACAGACCAAGCCCCAGGCCGCCCGCCCGTTCAACTTCCTTGTTCCGTTTTGTCATATAGGGTTCGCCGATGCGAGAAAGAATATCCGGCGAATAACCGCTCCCATCATCCTCGATGATCAAGACGACCCGCTCGCGGTCATGCTCCACCGTCAGCGTCACCTGGCGACGGGCATAGTCGACGGCGTTCTCGATGAGATTGCCGAGGCCGTAAAGAATGCCCGCGTTGCGCAGGCAGACGGGCTCCGTTGCGCGGTCGCCGCGCTCGACGAGCGCAATCTCGATGCCGAACTGCCGGTGTGGAGCGATCACCTCCTCGATCATGGAGGAAAGGGGCAGGCGGCGCATGTGCTCTTCGCTTGCCGCGGAAAGGGAGGTCAGCCGCTGCAGGATGTCGCGGCATCGCTCGCTCTGGCTGCGAAGCAGCTGGACATCCTCGCGCAGGCGCTCGTCGGTGCCGAACTCCCGCTCCATCTCCTTTGCCACGACGCTGATTGTGGCAAGCGGCGTTCCCAGTTCGTGGGCGGCTGCCGCCGCAAGTCCGTCGAGCTGCGACAGGTGCTTTTCCCGCTCGAGCACCAATTCGGTCGCTGCCAGAGCGTCGGCAAGCAGCGTCGCTTCGTTGGAGACGCGATAGGCATAGAAAGCCGCAAAACAGGTCATCGAGACGATAGCGCACCAGATGCCGACCAGCATGACCGGCTGAAGCCGAAGCGTCTCGCCCGGATACCAGGGGAGCGGGTAGGGGGAGAATGCCAGCGCCGTCGTGCAGGCCAGCGCCAGAAGCAGCAGCGGGATCGCGTGACGAAGCGGCTGCGAGGCGAAGGAAATGATTACCGGCACGCAGATCAGCGGAGAGAACGGATTGGCGAGGCCGCCGGTGATGAAGAGCAGCGATGCCATCTGCAGGAGGTCGAAACTCAGCAGCGCGAGTGCCGCCTTCGGCCCCAGACGATGCGTTGAAGGGAACCAGAGCGACAGCATGATATTGGCGAGCGCCAGCGCGCCGATCAGGAATGCTGCCTGCAGCAAGGGCAACGGGAAGGCGAGAAGCAGGTCAACGGCAAGCACGGTCACTGTCTGCCCCGCCACTGCCAGCCATCTGAGCCGCACCAGTGTCTCCAGGCGGAACTTCCGGCTGATGGGTCGCGAGTTGAAATCCCGCGGCGGGGAAATATCCAGGTCCTTGCGGCTTACCGTCGTTGCTGCTTCTCGAATAGTCATCTGCGGCCTTTACGATCTCGCTGCGTCACCGCAGAGGCGGCATACTGTCACGTCCCGCGGGGTTTGGCACGATGGGTCGGCGTTGCCTCGGAAGGATCCTCAGGCCAGGGATGCTTCGGATAGCGGCCGCGCATCTCGGCCCGGACATCCTTCCAGGAGCCTCTCCAGAAGCCGGGCAGGTCGCGGGTGGTCTGGATCGGACGATGCGCCGGCGAGGTCAACTCCAGCAGAAGCGGCAGGCGTCCGCCTGCGACCGCCGGATGCGTCTTAAGGCCGAACAGCTCCTGGACGCGGATTGCCAGCACCGGCTCGTCACCGTCATAGCGGATCGGATGCCGCTGTCCGCTCGGTGCCTCGAAATGGGTGGGTGCCAGCGCATCGATCTGACGTT from Pseudorhizobium banfieldiae encodes the following:
- a CDS encoding ActS/PrrB/RegB family redox-sensitive histidine kinase, which encodes MTIREAATTVSRKDLDISPPRDFNSRPISRKFRLETLVRLRWLAVAGQTVTVLAVDLLLAFPLPLLQAAFLIGALALANIMLSLWFPSTHRLGPKAALALLSFDLLQMASLLFITGGLANPFSPLICVPVIISFASQPLRHAIPLLLLALACTTALAFSPYPLPWYPGETLRLQPVMLVGIWCAIVSMTCFAAFYAYRVSNEATLLADALAATELVLEREKHLSQLDGLAAAAAHELGTPLATISVVAKEMEREFGTDERLREDVQLLRSQSERCRDILQRLTSLSAASEEHMRRLPLSSMIEEVIAPHRQFGIEIALVERGDRATEPVCLRNAGILYGLGNLIENAVDYARRQVTLTVEHDRERVVLIIEDDGSGYSPDILSRIGEPYMTKRNKEVERAGGLGLGLFIAKTLLERSGARLTFDNRSGNEPGARIRIEWPRAMLEEG